The region GACGCTTAAGCCCTCGGAGACGATGCGTTCGGCGAGCAGGGTCTGACCGTTGGAGGTCAGGGCGTCGCTGCCGAGCTTGAGGCCGAGCAGCGCACGGGCGTGACCTGCGGAGAGAACACCGGCGGCGACGCGGCGCTGCACCGGCACCGGGAGGCGCAGGAGGCGGATCGCGTTGGTGATCACCGGGCGGGAGCGGCCGAGTTTGTCGGCGAGTTGCTCCTGGGTGACGCCGAACTCTTCGAGAAGTTGCTGGTAGGCGGCGGCTTCTTCGAGTGGGTTGAGTTGGACGCGGTGGATGTTTTCCAGGAGGGCGTCGCGAAGCATGTCCTGGTCGGAGGTTTCGCGGACGATGGCTGGGATGTGCTTCAGGCCGGCTTTGGAGGCGGCGCGCCAGCGGCGCTCGCCCATGATGAGCTCGAAGCCCTCTGGGGTGTCGCGGACGACGATGGGCTGCAGCAGGCCGAACTCGCGGATGGAGTGGACCAGCTCGTTAAGGTCGTCTTCGTCGAAGACCTGGCGGGGCTGCTTCGGGTTCGGGATGATCTGCCCGACCGCGATTTCCTGGTAGCGTGCGCCGACGGGCACGGGTTGCATAACGTTCTCTGGCGTGGCGCCGACGGTTGGCGCGCCCGCGACCTTGGGTCGCTTTCCGCGGGGCGGAAGCTTGTCGCCGCCACCGGAAGCACCGGAAGCTCCCGAAGCCCCGGCGGCGCCGAAGATCACGTCGGAGGCTTTGCCGCCGATGCCGCCGGTTTTGCCGGTTTTGTCGGTCGCGGCCGGTGCCTGCGGGATGAGTGCTGCTAGTCCGCGGCCGAGGCCGCCTTTACGCTCTTGTGCCATGGTTATTCCTCGCCCTCGTCAAGTTGTTGGGCCACCTGGGGGCTGACTCCAATGGGCCCCGTGGTGGCGTGTGGTTGGTAGTCGCCGCGTGTTGCCAGTTCGCGGGCGGCGTCGTAGTAGGCCAGCGCTCCGCTGGAGAGTGGGTCGTAGTCGATGACGGTTTGGCCGTAGCCGGGCGCCTCGGAGACCTTCACGGAGCGCGGGATGACGTTGCGCAGCACCACTTCGCCGAACTGGTTGCGCACTTCGCCGGCGACGTCCGCCGCGAGGCGCGTGCGGGCGTCGTACATGGTGAGCACGATCGCGGAGATGTGCAGGTTGTGGTTGAGGTGCTCGCGGATCATGCCGATGTTGCCGAGCAGCTGGCCGACGCCCTCAAGCGCGTAGTACTCGCACTGGATGGGGATCATGACTTCGTCGACGGCGGTCATGGCGTTGATGGTGAGCAGCCCGAGCGATGGTGGGCAGTCGATGAAGACGTAGTCGAAGTTGTGCTCCTCGAGGAAGCCGCGCCGGATGGCGTCGTGCAGCCGGTATTCGC is a window of Corynebacterium pseudogenitalium DNA encoding:
- a CDS encoding ParB/RepB/Spo0J family partition protein produces the protein MAQERKGGLGRGLAALIPQAPAATDKTGKTGGIGGKASDVIFGAAGASGASGASGGGDKLPPRGKRPKVAGAPTVGATPENVMQPVPVGARYQEIAVGQIIPNPKQPRQVFDEDDLNELVHSIREFGLLQPIVVRDTPEGFELIMGERRWRAASKAGLKHIPAIVRETSDQDMLRDALLENIHRVQLNPLEEAAAYQQLLEEFGVTQEQLADKLGRSRPVITNAIRLLRLPVPVQRRVAAGVLSAGHARALLGLKLGSDALTSNGQTLLAERIVSEGLSVRATEEAVTLMNNEGGVPQKKRREPVPQPEYLTRAADQLADEWDTKVSVTMGKRKGKIVVEFGDRQDFERIMGLIQGTD
- a CDS encoding ParA family protein, producing the protein MDNATLQRPAHTRVFTVANQKGGVGKTTTSVNMASALSRQGMRVLVIDLDPQGNASTALGAEHTSGTTSSYEVLIGEATPEEALQAHANNENLYCIPATIDLAGAEIELVSMVRREYRLHDAIRRGFLEEHNFDYVFIDCPPSLGLLTINAMTAVDEVMIPIQCEYYALEGVGQLLGNIGMIREHLNHNLHISAIVLTMYDARTRLAADVAGEVRNQFGEVVLRNVIPRSVKVSEAPGYGQTVIDYDPLSSGALAYYDAARELATRGDYQPHATTGPIGVSPQVAQQLDEGEE